The Sphingobacterium bambusae genome includes a window with the following:
- a CDS encoding phosphatidylglycerol lysyltransferase domain-containing protein — protein sequence MKLQLKANNYYFKEVLAFLFLILAVYFFRKQYTEIAEARKVLAQAIPEYIGLGLLVTIIYILLQAMMYIFSFRAVNSSIRLAEALRLFLKRNLVSVFLPGGGVTSLAFFTEEIERKGISKNKIGFASYIFGMTGIASLALVALPVIVYLALTKSTTSSTWAALLGLFLLIITLTVATYSFLKRGAVYKLLYRISPQFEVLANEIGSGKFKKWDLLYTFLCSLGVEIVGIVHLYIAMEALGVEASLESCAAGYIIATLFFAISPFLRGLGAVEISLVLVLQSYGIADVEALSITLLYRVFEFWLPLLAGVAAFFFVRGNIILRLLPGILLTLLGFVNMISVLTPPFRNRLRLLENFIPLDLIHFSSVAVLILGILLLCCAAFLVRGLRNAWWLALIFAGLSLVGNLTKGIDYEEASLALFTIVVLLFTRQHYRLKGDPHLQNFGVQTALFILLAVLIYGIVGFYFLDKKEFNVDFSLWQSIKGTLRSYLLLEPDPEPITRFGMGFVRSINFLGAISLLLLLYVFVKPFIFHVTPVQQERERAMALLSRYGRSADDYFKTYPDKAYFFAAAQDGFVAYKTASGFAVALGEPVCEDDPTTMLGIVAEFEHFCLANGLKTAYYKIAEERVSLFQSLDKKALPLGQEARLHLPTFSLEGKDRKSLRNVLNALSKKGYAPILHPAPVKDGLLQKLKYVSDEWLTSMDRKEILFSSGMFDWEELKAQDIITIENSDEKVVAFLNIIPDYASDEGTYDLVRKTADAPAGVMDALIVALISELQKQDKQYLNMGMAAMSGIDKPQGLPEWAMKFAYERLRQFRHYQGLYDFKDKFGPQWETKYLIYENHYDLASLPIILTKIMKV from the coding sequence ATGAAATTACAGCTCAAAGCTAATAACTACTATTTTAAGGAAGTCTTGGCCTTTCTTTTCCTGATCTTGGCCGTCTACTTTTTCCGCAAGCAGTACACAGAAATAGCTGAAGCAAGAAAGGTATTGGCGCAGGCCATACCGGAATATATCGGTTTGGGACTGTTGGTGACCATCATTTATATCCTGCTGCAGGCGATGATGTATATCTTCTCGTTTCGTGCTGTGAACAGTAGCATCCGGCTGGCCGAAGCCCTTCGCTTATTTTTGAAAAGAAATCTCGTAAGCGTATTCCTCCCTGGAGGAGGTGTTACGTCGTTGGCCTTTTTTACGGAGGAAATCGAGCGTAAAGGCATTAGCAAAAACAAGATCGGCTTTGCATCCTACATCTTTGGTATGACGGGCATTGCGTCCTTAGCCCTTGTCGCTTTACCCGTCATCGTGTACCTTGCCCTTACAAAAAGTACCACATCAAGCACCTGGGCTGCGCTACTAGGCCTGTTCCTGCTGATCATCACGCTGACTGTGGCCACCTATTCTTTCCTAAAACGCGGAGCTGTCTACAAACTACTTTACCGCATCAGCCCACAGTTTGAGGTGCTTGCCAACGAGATTGGTAGCGGAAAATTTAAAAAATGGGATCTGCTGTATACCTTCCTCTGCTCGCTGGGCGTGGAAATAGTAGGTATTGTGCATCTCTATATCGCGATGGAGGCACTGGGCGTTGAGGCCTCATTGGAAAGCTGTGCCGCAGGCTACATTATCGCCACCTTGTTTTTCGCCATCTCCCCTTTTCTACGAGGCCTCGGCGCAGTAGAGATATCGCTGGTCTTGGTGCTCCAATCCTATGGCATAGCTGATGTGGAAGCCTTGTCCATCACCCTCCTGTATCGGGTATTCGAATTCTGGCTACCTTTGTTAGCGGGCGTAGCTGCTTTCTTCTTTGTTCGGGGTAACATTATTTTACGCCTCTTACCCGGCATACTCTTGACCCTACTGGGCTTTGTCAATATGATATCGGTGCTTACACCGCCGTTTCGAAATCGGCTGCGGCTGTTGGAAAACTTCATTCCGCTAGATCTCATTCATTTTTCGTCCGTTGCTGTACTTATCCTCGGTATACTCTTGCTGTGCTGCGCTGCATTCTTGGTACGAGGACTGCGCAATGCCTGGTGGCTGGCCTTAATTTTCGCAGGACTAAGCCTCGTTGGAAACCTGACCAAGGGGATAGACTACGAAGAGGCTTCACTCGCACTGTTCACCATCGTGGTACTCCTTTTTACACGGCAGCATTACCGACTCAAAGGTGATCCACATCTCCAAAATTTTGGCGTACAAACCGCCCTTTTTATTCTGCTAGCGGTGCTTATCTATGGTATTGTAGGTTTCTATTTTTTGGATAAAAAAGAATTCAATGTAGACTTTTCGCTTTGGCAATCGATAAAAGGAACGCTTCGTAGTTACCTGCTGCTGGAGCCCGATCCAGAACCAATTACCCGATTTGGGATGGGCTTCGTTCGTTCGATTAATTTCCTTGGTGCCATCTCGCTCTTGCTGCTCCTCTATGTGTTTGTCAAGCCTTTTATTTTTCATGTCACGCCGGTACAGCAGGAACGAGAGCGAGCGATGGCCTTGTTATCCCGTTATGGTAGATCTGCAGACGACTACTTTAAAACTTATCCCGATAAAGCGTATTTCTTTGCGGCAGCGCAGGACGGATTTGTAGCCTACAAGACCGCATCAGGCTTTGCCGTAGCGCTAGGCGAGCCTGTATGCGAGGACGACCCGACGACAATGTTAGGCATAGTAGCCGAATTTGAACACTTTTGCCTCGCCAATGGATTGAAGACGGCCTATTACAAAATTGCCGAAGAAAGAGTTTCCCTATTTCAGTCACTCGATAAGAAAGCCCTGCCTTTGGGACAAGAGGCTCGCTTGCACCTACCCACCTTTAGTTTGGAAGGAAAAGATCGCAAATCACTACGCAATGTATTGAATGCGCTGAGCAAGAAAGGCTACGCACCCATTTTACATCCAGCTCCCGTAAAAGATGGACTTTTACAGAAACTTAAGTACGTATCCGACGAATGGTTGACAAGCATGGATCGTAAAGAGATCCTGTTTTCCTCAGGTATGTTTGATTGGGAAGAACTGAAGGCTCAAGATATTATAACTATTGAGAATAGCGATGAAAAAGTCGTCGCATTTCTGAACATTATTCCCGACTATGCATCGGACGAAGGTACGTACGACCTCGTCCGTAAGACGGCAGATGCGCCAGCCGGCGTGATGGACGCTTTGATTGTCGCTTTGATCTCCGAACTTCAAAAACAGGATAAACAATACCTCAACATGGGGATGGCCGCCATGTCGGGCATCGACAAACCGCAGGGACTGCCCGAATGGGCCATGAAATTTGCCTACGAACGCCTGCGCCAATTCCGACACTATCAGGGACTCTACGACTTCAAAGATAAATTTGGCCCGCAGTGGGAAACGAAATACTTGATCTATGAAAATCATTATGACTTGGCATCCCTGCCTATAATATTGACAAAGATAATGAAGGTATAA
- a CDS encoding RagB/SusD family nutrient uptake outer membrane protein codes for MKFKKYIFSMLTVFSLTTSCNSFLDIVPDNAPVLDQAFAMRTMAERYLVTCYASIPPSFSLTGNAGLLAGDEFWLSSEATYTGYANWRIALGNQNGDNPLLNFWDGNNGGNSLWIGITNCNVFLENIMSVPDMNDIEKEMWAAEINVLKAYYNFLLLKQYGPIPIRDTNIPIFAPYEESQLPRNSVDECFAYIVNLIDEARPSLMEDVSTPNTETGRITQLVAVALKAEILMYAASPLFNGNVGLEASIRNRDGKVLFDPNFSMAKWQAAATACKEAIDFAHARGKALHTWTPFNQANTYQASTHHQMSIREAFNESSNNAEHIWIDSRSLASGAVQGNFMLPRYTANASTGTLLGFMSVTLNMAEKFYSKNGVPIEEDISYPYNTRYGLTAVPNTDAYRFDLVAGRQTVRLNMDREPRFYASLAFDAGRIYMNQVGSDASAYNVDMRLSGPSGKVNPNFFNWTGYASKKHYNYRTEVAGSNAYTPRVFGYPLIRLANLYLYYAEALNEINGPSAEVYSFIDLVRTRAGLPGVVESWQSFSSNPGKPTTQAGLREIIKRERTCEFALEGIRYWDLLRWKDGIAELNTAITGWNINQSADNAYYRTTLFYTRSFTERDYFTPISLNERRRNPNLVQSGGW; via the coding sequence ATGAAATTTAAAAAATATATTTTCAGCATGTTAACGGTTTTTAGCTTAACGACTTCCTGTAATAGCTTCCTCGACATCGTTCCAGATAATGCGCCGGTTTTGGATCAGGCCTTTGCCATGCGCACTATGGCCGAACGGTATTTGGTGACCTGTTATGCTTCTATTCCACCTAGTTTTTCGTTAACGGGCAATGCGGGTTTGCTCGCTGGCGACGAATTTTGGCTGAGTTCCGAAGCAACATATACGGGATATGCCAATTGGCGTATCGCCTTGGGTAACCAAAATGGAGATAATCCCTTGTTAAATTTCTGGGATGGCAATAATGGCGGAAATAGTCTTTGGATTGGCATTACCAATTGTAATGTCTTTTTAGAAAATATTATGTCTGTCCCAGATATGAACGACATAGAAAAAGAGATGTGGGCCGCAGAGATCAATGTACTTAAAGCCTACTATAACTTTTTATTGCTTAAGCAATATGGGCCTATTCCCATTCGAGATACCAACATTCCTATTTTCGCTCCTTATGAAGAGTCGCAATTGCCTCGAAATTCGGTGGATGAATGTTTTGCCTACATTGTCAATTTGATTGATGAAGCCAGACCCAGCTTAATGGAAGATGTATCTACACCTAATACCGAGACAGGGCGCATTACACAATTGGTTGCTGTAGCACTGAAAGCGGAAATACTCATGTATGCCGCTAGTCCATTATTTAACGGCAATGTCGGCTTGGAAGCGTCTATACGTAATCGGGATGGCAAGGTACTTTTTGATCCTAATTTTTCGATGGCCAAATGGCAAGCTGCAGCGACAGCATGTAAGGAAGCCATTGATTTTGCACATGCTAGAGGAAAGGCGCTGCACACCTGGACGCCTTTTAACCAGGCAAATACCTATCAAGCTAGCACCCATCATCAAATGAGTATTCGCGAAGCATTCAATGAAAGCTCGAATAATGCAGAGCATATTTGGATCGATTCAAGATCGCTGGCTAGCGGTGCCGTACAAGGAAATTTCATGTTACCCAGATACACGGCTAATGCTTCTACCGGAACCTTATTAGGCTTTATGAGTGTAACCTTAAATATGGCTGAAAAGTTCTACTCAAAGAATGGGGTGCCTATTGAAGAGGATATCTCTTATCCGTACAACACACGTTATGGACTGACCGCAGTGCCTAATACGGATGCTTATCGTTTTGACCTTGTTGCGGGCAGACAGACGGTTCGCTTAAACATGGATCGCGAACCTCGATTTTACGCCAGCTTAGCCTTCGATGCTGGTCGGATATACATGAATCAAGTTGGGTCCGACGCCAGCGCTTACAATGTAGATATGCGCTTGTCAGGTCCATCGGGAAAAGTTAATCCTAATTTTTTCAATTGGACAGGCTATGCATCAAAAAAACATTACAACTATCGAACAGAGGTTGCCGGCAGTAACGCCTATACACCTCGGGTTTTTGGTTACCCTTTGATTCGCTTGGCCAATCTCTACCTCTACTATGCAGAAGCGCTAAATGAGATCAATGGCCCATCTGCGGAAGTGTATTCATTTATTGATTTGGTTCGAACACGCGCGGGTTTACCGGGGGTGGTTGAATCCTGGCAAAGTTTCTCTTCTAATCCGGGAAAACCCACTACACAAGCGGGACTACGAGAAATTATAAAAAGGGAGCGGACCTGCGAATTCGCGCTCGAGGGAATACGGTATTGGGATTTATTACGATGGAAAGATGGTATTGCAGAATTGAATACAGCCATTACAGGCTGGAATATCAATCAATCGGCCGATAACGCCTATTACCGTACTACTTTATTTTACACAAGATCATTTACCGAACGAGACTACTTCACACCAATCAGTTTGAATGAGCGTAGGAGAAACCCCAACCTTGTTCAAAGTGGAGGATGGTAA
- a CDS encoding DUF4998 domain-containing protein — translation MIKLIIYAILIQLTLSLMNSCKPADFWYGEYRQNGEVYYPGRIDSLSILPGNQRAILRFRATTDPQVTYLKVYLRNSLSANQTFSVHDLRSGDHGQIQLLELPNLAEATYTANVFSFTAQGDSSRAVTASRFVYGNRYINTLTNRPYSTINRTNPDEHFLVFSREPNLPRLGLFYPMQFTEITYTDRAGATKTVTTTPYNDFVSLADAARPSIIRYRTAYKPVATSIDLFYTDYNDVAYD, via the coding sequence ATGATAAAGTTAATAATCTATGCGATCCTTATACAACTGACCTTGTCTTTGATGAATAGTTGTAAGCCCGCCGATTTTTGGTATGGGGAATACCGCCAAAATGGCGAAGTATATTATCCTGGCCGGATAGATTCGCTATCGATCTTGCCGGGAAATCAGCGAGCCATCTTACGATTTCGCGCGACAACGGACCCACAAGTAACCTATTTAAAAGTTTATTTAAGAAATAGCTTATCTGCCAATCAAACTTTTAGTGTTCATGATTTGCGAAGTGGCGATCACGGACAAATTCAACTGCTTGAGCTACCCAATCTTGCCGAAGCGACCTATACGGCGAATGTTTTTTCCTTTACAGCACAAGGAGATAGTTCACGTGCAGTTACAGCCTCTCGTTTTGTGTATGGCAATAGATACATTAATACCTTAACAAATCGACCTTATTCCACAATAAACCGTACGAATCCTGATGAGCATTTTCTAGTCTTTTCGCGGGAGCCTAACCTTCCACGGCTAGGATTATTTTATCCGATGCAATTTACGGAGATAACGTATACTGACAGAGCTGGCGCAACGAAAACCGTGACTACAACACCTTACAATGACTTTGTGAGTTTAGCAGACGCGGCACGACCGAGCATTATACGTTATCGAACGGCCTACAAACCCGTTGCTACCTCAATTGATCTGTTTTACACAGATTACAATGACGTTGCTTACGATTAA
- a CDS encoding SusC/RagA family TonB-linked outer membrane protein, whose amino-acid sequence MRLCLVVLVTTCFSSLLSHAYASCETPPVFYVESEVLLDRDIQTQVSGSVKDSLGTLMAGVSVFLKNSPSKGTTTDLNGLFALNVPADAVLVFRMTGYLSQEIPLAGRTVIDVVLHEDKQGIEEVVVTAYGQRAKKSDVIGSITSVSPKELRVPASNLTSALQGRAAGVIAFQRSGEPGTDNADFFIRGVGSFGTNQRPLILVDNMEMTVDDLARIPVDDIENFSILRDALASSVYGSRGANGVILVTTKAGQEGPTRIGFRAEQRISKPTQSLKFADPVTWMRMYNEAVTTRDPLGIEPYSQFKIDRTVAGDDPISFPAVDWLGTLTKETTTTQNYNLNVSGGGQIATYNVSGNYTNDNGLLRMDPLNNFNNNVNFQVLNLRSNVGINFTKSTNAMIRTVANLQNYNGPPTNGSEVFNAAVRANPVMFLPVYQPGASQSYIQHPMFGNMGDGTPLFVNPYAQVMRGYSERRRSNIQVQIELSQDFSEIVTPGLRYRGLVNILRNNYFTQSRVYNPFYYEPIGTDPTDGNSLLFRPINPDTGTEFLNFVAGERTQAAIYYIENQFFYNKTFAEKHRLDAMMINTIRDNISTPVNEAISLISSLPSRNVSFSGNLTYGYDSRYMAQFSFGYNGSEIFSDQYRWGFFPSFGASWTVSNEKFFEALNSVISNLKIRFSHGTLGNDRILDTRFFYLSDVNLNNATYSYPFGLPAEAGRRIVNGVLVNRYANPNIGWEMSRQTNLGMDLSLFNGALSLNGELYQQFRDNIVQQRTLSSINGLTAPVFANVGKYKSRGFESEVMFNKTVNSHFWLQGRGTFTLATGEFVFFEEPIYADPYRTRIGSAVNHQFGYIAERLFVDDNEVYNSPEQALGSVVRGGDIKYLDVNGDGVINDDDRMPIGHPTTPEINYGFGLSTGYKGFDFSFFFSGVGRTSLFINPTTINRGVGPFGNPSAPNAVLQTWADSYWTESTKDINALWPRLSETPLANNTVQSTFWMRNGSFFRLKQVELGYTLNKKFSERYKFKTFRVYATATNLFTWSAFRLWDPEMGGSGLNYPLQQVFNIGINANL is encoded by the coding sequence ATGCGATTATGCCTTGTCGTGTTGGTTACGACATGTTTTTCGTCGCTTTTATCCCATGCTTATGCGTCTTGCGAAACGCCTCCTGTTTTCTATGTCGAAAGTGAAGTACTTTTAGATAGGGACATTCAAACGCAGGTTTCGGGATCGGTAAAAGATAGTTTGGGAACGCTCATGGCGGGAGTATCCGTTTTCTTAAAAAATAGCCCTTCAAAAGGTACTACGACGGATTTGAATGGCCTCTTTGCATTGAATGTACCGGCTGATGCCGTTCTCGTTTTCCGAATGACAGGTTATCTTTCTCAGGAGATTCCACTAGCAGGTCGAACGGTAATTGATGTTGTCCTTCATGAGGATAAGCAGGGCATCGAAGAAGTGGTGGTCACGGCTTACGGGCAACGCGCAAAGAAGAGTGACGTTATCGGCTCCATCACGTCGGTAAGTCCTAAAGAACTCCGCGTGCCCGCCAGTAACTTAACATCTGCTTTGCAGGGGCGTGCCGCTGGGGTGATTGCTTTTCAGCGAAGTGGCGAGCCTGGGACGGACAATGCCGATTTCTTTATACGCGGGGTGGGTAGTTTTGGCACCAACCAACGCCCTTTAATCTTGGTCGATAACATGGAGATGACGGTAGATGATTTGGCACGTATTCCGGTCGACGATATTGAAAACTTCTCGATACTACGAGATGCATTGGCGTCCTCGGTGTATGGTTCACGTGGTGCGAACGGCGTTATTCTCGTAACAACAAAAGCCGGACAAGAAGGACCTACGAGAATAGGCTTTCGTGCAGAACAGCGCATCTCCAAACCCACGCAGTCCCTTAAATTTGCCGATCCGGTAACCTGGATGCGTATGTACAATGAAGCCGTTACAACACGGGATCCGCTAGGTATCGAACCGTATTCACAGTTTAAAATTGATCGCACTGTGGCTGGTGACGACCCAATAAGTTTTCCAGCAGTGGATTGGCTCGGCACATTGACCAAGGAAACCACCACGACTCAAAATTATAACCTCAATGTTTCCGGTGGAGGGCAAATAGCGACCTACAATGTCAGCGGAAATTACACCAACGACAACGGGCTATTGCGGATGGATCCGTTAAATAATTTTAATAACAACGTCAATTTTCAAGTTTTAAATCTTCGAAGTAACGTTGGGATAAACTTCACGAAGAGCACGAATGCGATGATTCGTACAGTGGCCAACCTGCAGAACTACAACGGTCCGCCGACTAATGGATCAGAGGTGTTTAACGCTGCCGTTCGTGCTAATCCGGTCATGTTTTTGCCCGTTTACCAGCCTGGTGCATCCCAATCCTATATTCAGCATCCTATGTTCGGAAACATGGGTGATGGAACACCACTATTTGTTAACCCCTATGCACAGGTGATGCGGGGATATTCGGAAAGGCGGCGCAGCAATATTCAAGTCCAAATCGAGTTAAGCCAAGATTTTTCTGAGATTGTAACCCCTGGTTTACGGTATCGTGGTTTGGTTAATATACTAAGAAACAATTACTTCACGCAATCTCGTGTGTACAACCCTTTTTACTATGAGCCCATCGGTACGGACCCTACAGATGGTAACTCGCTATTGTTTCGTCCTATAAATCCAGACACTGGAACGGAGTTTTTAAATTTTGTCGCGGGCGAACGTACACAAGCAGCCATCTATTATATAGAAAACCAATTTTTCTACAACAAGACCTTTGCGGAAAAACATCGTCTCGACGCCATGATGATCAACACCATCCGAGACAATATTAGTACGCCTGTCAATGAAGCAATTTCCCTCATCAGCTCCTTGCCCAGTCGTAACGTATCCTTCTCCGGAAATTTAACTTACGGATATGATAGCCGTTATATGGCGCAGTTTTCTTTTGGATACAACGGTTCCGAAATTTTTTCCGATCAGTATCGTTGGGGTTTCTTCCCCTCTTTTGGCGCTTCTTGGACCGTTTCAAACGAAAAATTCTTCGAAGCCTTAAATTCCGTGATCAGTAATCTGAAAATTCGGTTCTCCCATGGTACACTGGGCAATGATCGGATTTTGGATACGCGTTTCTTCTATCTCTCCGATGTGAATCTGAATAATGCTACCTATTCTTATCCTTTCGGCTTGCCCGCAGAAGCAGGTAGAAGAATTGTCAACGGCGTACTGGTAAACCGGTATGCCAACCCCAATATTGGTTGGGAAATGTCTCGCCAAACCAATTTAGGGATGGATTTAAGTTTGTTTAATGGCGCGCTCTCTTTGAATGGTGAACTTTATCAGCAATTTAGGGATAATATTGTGCAGCAGCGTACGCTATCCTCCATCAATGGACTTACTGCACCTGTTTTCGCCAATGTGGGCAAGTACAAAAGCAGGGGCTTTGAAAGTGAGGTGATGTTTAACAAAACCGTTAATTCGCATTTCTGGCTACAAGGGCGTGGTACCTTTACCTTGGCGACTGGCGAATTTGTCTTTTTTGAAGAGCCTATCTATGCCGATCCATATAGAACGCGTATCGGAAGTGCCGTAAACCATCAATTTGGTTATATCGCCGAACGACTATTTGTTGATGATAATGAGGTATATAATAGCCCCGAGCAGGCACTTGGATCAGTGGTGCGCGGAGGTGATATCAAATATCTAGACGTCAATGGAGATGGCGTTATCAACGATGACGATCGCATGCCCATCGGGCATCCCACGACACCAGAAATCAATTACGGCTTCGGTTTAAGTACGGGCTATAAGGGATTTGATTTTTCGTTTTTCTTTAGTGGAGTAGGGCGTACTTCTTTATTCATTAATCCAACCACGATAAACCGAGGTGTAGGGCCTTTTGGTAATCCTAGTGCTCCAAATGCTGTGTTGCAAACCTGGGCCGATAGCTACTGGACAGAATCTACAAAAGATATCAATGCGCTTTGGCCCCGTCTAAGTGAAACACCATTGGCCAATAATACGGTGCAAAGTACATTTTGGATGCGCAATGGAAGTTTTTTTAGACTGAAGCAAGTGGAACTGGGCTATACGCTGAACAAGAAGTTTTCTGAGCGATATAAGTTTAAGACATTTCGGGTGTATGCCACTGCTACCAATCTTTTTACGTGGAGTGCTTTCCGACTATGGGATCCTGAAATGGGAGGAAGCGGACTGAACTATCCATTACAACAGGTATTTAATATTGGAATAAACGCCAACCTCTAA
- a CDS encoding metallophosphoesterase, with amino-acid sequence MAKRIILLIILLVIGDIYFYQAVSTLTVVPGMAFLYWAIDLGLIFALSSIALVPAFRARAKDYLPWLISALMLSLIPKLLASPILLGEDIVRLLTGFAYRNIYVSEAALLIAVGTFLIMIFGLTRGKYHYKVRRETLYFPNLPTAFDGFTITQLSDIHSGSLKNKRRVQQGVDLANAQESDLILFTGDLVNNTAEEMKPWSSTFGELRASYGKYSVLGNHDYGDYVRWESQQAKSYNLQQLEEVHHEIGFQLLRNRSMNIHKGNASISLVGVENWGKGGFQQYGDLNRATENVDKAAFKILMSHDPSHWTEQVIDHPQDVQLTLSGHTHGMQFGLDLPFLRWSPIQYFYKQWAGLYQQDGKYLYVNRGFGFHGLQGRIGIWPEITVLTLKKAKVSTSV; translated from the coding sequence ATGGCAAAGCGCATTATTCTGCTGATTATACTTTTGGTAATCGGCGATATTTACTTTTATCAGGCGGTCTCCACTTTGACGGTAGTTCCCGGTATGGCCTTTCTTTATTGGGCCATCGACTTGGGCTTGATCTTCGCGCTGAGCAGCATTGCTTTGGTTCCGGCTTTTCGTGCGCGCGCCAAGGATTATCTCCCTTGGCTTATTAGTGCGCTCATGCTATCGCTCATTCCTAAACTCCTTGCCTCGCCTATATTGCTGGGCGAAGATATCGTTCGGCTGCTAACCGGATTTGCATATCGAAATATCTACGTGAGTGAAGCGGCACTGCTTATCGCTGTAGGCACTTTCCTGATTATGATTTTCGGGCTTACACGAGGCAAATACCACTACAAGGTGCGGCGGGAGACCTTATACTTCCCAAACCTGCCTACAGCTTTCGACGGCTTCACCATCACGCAGCTTTCCGATATTCACTCGGGAAGTTTGAAAAATAAACGACGCGTGCAGCAAGGCGTTGATCTCGCCAATGCGCAGGAAAGTGATCTCATCCTATTTACCGGTGATTTGGTCAATAATACGGCCGAGGAGATGAAACCTTGGAGCAGCACCTTTGGTGAATTGCGGGCCAGCTATGGTAAATATTCCGTGCTGGGAAACCATGACTATGGCGATTACGTGCGCTGGGAAAGCCAACAGGCAAAATCGTACAACCTGCAGCAACTCGAAGAAGTCCACCACGAGATCGGTTTTCAGTTGCTACGCAACAGGTCCATGAACATTCACAAAGGCAACGCAAGCATTTCGTTGGTAGGCGTAGAAAATTGGGGCAAGGGAGGTTTCCAGCAATACGGCGACTTGAATAGGGCGACGGAAAACGTAGATAAAGCTGCGTTCAAAATCTTGATGTCCCACGATCCTTCGCATTGGACAGAGCAGGTAATCGATCACCCGCAGGACGTACAGCTGACCTTATCAGGTCATACGCACGGTATGCAATTTGGCCTCGACCTACCCTTTCTCCGCTGGAGCCCCATCCAATACTTCTATAAGCAGTGGGCTGGGCTTTATCAGCAGGACGGAAAATACCTGTATGTAAACCGGGGTTTCGGTTTCCATGGTTTGCAAGGGCGCATTGGTATATGGCCGGAAATTACGGTGTTGACCTTAAAAAAAGCAAAAGTATCAACATCAGTTTAG
- a CDS encoding DUF5000 domain-containing lipoprotein, with translation MKTCRNTFMNNFFLRLLMVIAFGVSSCQEDLGLSHVRTGEQSAPPTNLTFEEAPGGATISYNLPTHPDLRYVKATYTLENGRTMVGKASLYDNSIKVEGFAQIGDYDVTLVAVSVGEVASAPVSIRIRTGKPSYQIIAESFQSSEHFYSTFGGVNVFYENAAAANLILRTFRFGLNPETNGREWLLLQETYTRALNGTIRVRGQQPQEERYGVVVRDQWGNVSDTIERLLTPQEEYKFEGIRMFTGIQPYSEQNRNGDFVRNNAGQANSADMQIAFFDGVEATPFYNTMRQWWGSGTPIPFQFTMDLGRASQISRIKMWGRNDNQSLYFQATHPKEFELYGSNAPAADGSWDSWTRIGTYEGVRPSGLPFGTNANAEDITYARTGEDFEVDWEHPGGFRYFRIRVNSTWNGIREQVLNNALTVAIAELQLFGVYVN, from the coding sequence ATGAAAACATGTAGAAATACTTTTATGAATAACTTCTTTTTGAGACTGTTGATGGTCATTGCATTTGGTGTAAGCAGTTGCCAAGAAGATCTAGGCTTAAGCCATGTGCGTACAGGAGAGCAATCTGCGCCTCCCACAAACTTGACGTTTGAGGAGGCTCCCGGTGGGGCTACTATTTCTTATAACCTGCCTACTCATCCAGATTTGCGTTATGTTAAAGCAACGTATACCCTAGAAAATGGAAGAACCATGGTGGGAAAGGCGAGTCTCTACGACAATAGCATAAAGGTAGAGGGCTTTGCACAAATTGGAGATTATGATGTGACATTGGTGGCGGTAAGCGTAGGGGAAGTAGCGTCCGCCCCGGTGTCTATCCGTATTCGTACCGGAAAGCCGTCTTATCAAATAATAGCTGAATCTTTTCAATCGAGCGAGCATTTCTACAGTACCTTCGGTGGAGTAAATGTATTCTATGAAAATGCCGCGGCTGCGAATCTTATTCTACGAACATTTCGATTTGGCTTAAATCCCGAAACTAACGGACGAGAATGGCTTTTGCTGCAGGAAACTTATACTAGAGCACTCAATGGTACCATTCGTGTACGCGGACAGCAGCCTCAAGAAGAGCGCTATGGCGTAGTGGTTCGAGATCAATGGGGAAATGTTTCTGATACGATTGAACGTTTATTGACACCGCAAGAGGAGTATAAATTTGAAGGTATTCGCATGTTCACGGGAATACAGCCATACTCCGAACAGAATAGAAATGGTGATTTTGTGCGTAACAATGCTGGGCAGGCAAATAGCGCTGATATGCAGATTGCTTTTTTTGACGGAGTGGAGGCTACGCCTTTTTATAACACCATGCGACAATGGTGGGGCAGTGGTACACCTATACCTTTTCAATTCACCATGGATTTAGGGAGAGCTTCACAAATCAGCAGGATAAAAATGTGGGGAAGGAACGATAATCAATCGCTTTATTTTCAGGCAACCCACCCCAAGGAATTTGAGCTGTATGGTAGCAATGCTCCAGCAGCAGACGGATCATGGGACAGCTGGACACGGATTGGTACTTATGAGGGAGTACGCCCTTCTGGTTTGCCCTTTGGTACCAATGCAAATGCTGAAGATATAACATATGCAAGGACGGGAGAAGACTTTGAAGTTGATTGGGAACACCCCGGAGGGTTCAGGTACTTTAGAATACGTGTGAATTCAACGTGGAACGGTATCAGGGAACAAGTATTAAACAATGCATTAACTGTCGCTATAGCCGAGTTACAACTATTTGGTGTTTACGTAAATTAA